The Chryseobacterium suipulveris genome window below encodes:
- a CDS encoding TolC family protein, producing MNKLRTIIISIAICPFFILFGMGGIFAQTPISLETALQKAADKNLNLKSGQLRIDYYDKMQKSYATIDPLNITGEIGQMNSTYVDNAIGVNQTLRLPAFYRAQKQVLIEEWKNSVLNLDVQKWQLKREMSLLYNKLNYLDEKQKLLKKTDSIYSNYYKRAELRLKAGESNILEKTTAENYRSQAEIQLQSLLKDRDITLYQFNYLINDSEIYTNQKDGFFNTELLGDESFSGNTIVLKQLEQQRNIENARLESEKKKLLPSFNVGIRSMTMKGMGADDKTYDGLHRFQQGSVGVGLPIFNTAQKSVIEGQKVNQMIAENNYQLGLRNMKNLYAKTYGEYQKLKSEIDYYKTTGLKNADKILFTANLLLKEGEMNYLEYTLLVNQSLEIQNKYIEAQKLLNEKIIELNNLRSE from the coding sequence ATGAATAAATTAAGAACCATAATAATTTCAATTGCAATTTGCCCCTTTTTCATTCTTTTTGGAATGGGAGGAATTTTTGCGCAAACTCCAATTTCGCTGGAAACGGCTCTTCAGAAAGCGGCGGATAAGAATTTGAATTTGAAGTCGGGCCAGCTTCGGATTGACTATTACGACAAAATGCAAAAATCCTACGCTACAATCGATCCGCTGAACATTACCGGTGAAATCGGACAAATGAATTCAACCTATGTTGACAATGCGATCGGAGTAAATCAAACGTTGCGGCTTCCCGCTTTTTACAGGGCACAGAAACAGGTTTTGATTGAGGAATGGAAAAATTCCGTCCTGAACCTCGATGTTCAAAAATGGCAGCTGAAAAGGGAAATGTCACTTCTTTACAACAAACTGAATTATTTGGATGAGAAACAGAAACTTCTGAAAAAAACAGACAGCATTTATTCCAATTATTACAAAAGAGCGGAGCTGCGGCTGAAAGCGGGAGAAAGCAATATCCTGGAAAAAACTACCGCCGAAAACTACCGAAGTCAAGCAGAAATTCAGCTTCAAAGTTTATTAAAAGATCGCGACATCACACTGTACCAGTTCAATTATTTGATCAACGATTCCGAGATTTATACCAATCAGAAAGATGGGTTTTTTAATACTGAACTTCTCGGCGATGAAAGTTTTTCGGGGAATACCATTGTTTTAAAACAACTCGAGCAACAGCGAAATATCGAAAATGCACGATTGGAATCCGAAAAAAAGAAACTGTTGCCAAGCTTCAATGTTGGGATTCGTTCGATGACGATGAAAGGAATGGGTGCCGATGACAAAACTTACGACGGGTTGCACCGTTTTCAGCAAGGAAGTGTCGGTGTGGGTTTACCGATTTTTAATACCGCACAAAAATCGGTGATCGAAGGTCAGAAAGTTAACCAAATGATTGCCGAGAACAATTACCAATTGGGTTTGCGCAATATGAAAAACCTGTATGCAAAAACCTACGGCGAATACCAGAAACTGAAATCCGAAATTGATTATTACAAAACAACGGGTCTTAAAAACGCAGACAAAATCCTCTTCACCGCAAATCTTTTACTGAAGGAAGGTGAAATGAATTACCTTGAATATACGCTGCTCGTCAATCAGTCGCTGGAAATTCAGAACAAATATATCGAGGCACAAAAACTGTTAAACGAAAAAATCATCGAGCTGAATAATTTGAGAAGTGAATAG
- a CDS encoding efflux RND transporter periplasmic adaptor subunit, producing the protein MKKSIIIIVSGVLMFSCSKKEENTATEHFATSGDQITLTDLQKKNAGVETAMLGSENIANKIMLTGQIDVPPTGMAGVSSSSGGIIKVARFLPGNYVSRGQTLAVVENPQMSRLQQEYLQAKSNLGYAQKDYERQKYLNKFQASSDKVTQRAANEAQSQSAAVRGIESQLRTYGISPGSVSTGNIQKSISVIAPISGYISRVNATIGQHVSPADVLYEIVNNGQVHLALKVFEKDLSKISLGQPVYAYTNQNPQKKYSAVVKLIGKDFGPDRSVMIHCELIDKDESLIPGTFMNAEVEINMNQGFTIPDDAIVTWDHKQYIFEEVKPKTYKMFPVAIGNSENGLTEIVNNTSDFQNKKFVTKGAYHLLMALKNVEE; encoded by the coding sequence ATGAAAAAATCAATCATCATAATTGTTTCCGGGGTTTTGATGTTTTCCTGCTCAAAGAAAGAGGAAAACACCGCAACCGAACATTTCGCAACTTCCGGAGACCAGATTACGCTCACCGATCTGCAGAAAAAAAATGCCGGCGTTGAAACTGCAATGCTTGGAAGCGAAAACATTGCCAACAAGATTATGCTAACCGGACAAATCGATGTGCCACCAACGGGAATGGCGGGAGTTTCTTCGTCATCTGGCGGAATTATCAAGGTTGCGCGTTTCCTTCCGGGAAATTATGTTTCGCGCGGACAAACTTTAGCGGTTGTTGAAAACCCCCAAATGTCGCGGCTTCAGCAGGAATATCTTCAGGCAAAATCCAACCTCGGTTATGCGCAGAAAGATTACGAAAGACAAAAATATCTTAACAAGTTTCAGGCAAGCTCCGACAAAGTGACGCAGAGAGCAGCTAATGAAGCTCAGTCTCAAAGCGCCGCAGTACGCGGAATCGAATCCCAACTCCGAACCTACGGAATCAGTCCGGGAAGTGTGAGTACCGGAAATATCCAAAAGTCAATTTCGGTGATCGCGCCGATTTCGGGCTATATTTCAAGGGTAAACGCAACTATAGGTCAACACGTGTCTCCTGCTGATGTACTTTATGAAATTGTCAATAACGGTCAGGTTCATCTCGCGCTGAAAGTTTTTGAAAAAGACTTGAGCAAAATTTCTCTCGGACAGCCGGTTTATGCATACACCAACCAGAATCCGCAGAAGAAATATTCCGCGGTAGTAAAGCTCATCGGAAAAGATTTCGGACCCGACAGAAGCGTGATGATCCATTGCGAACTAATCGATAAAGATGAGTCGCTCATCCCCGGAACTTTCATGAACGCGGAAGTGGAGATCAATATGAACCAGGGATTCACCATTCCCGACGACGCGATTGTAACCTGGGATCACAAACAGTACATTTTTGAAGAAGTAAAACCTAAAACCTACAAGATGTTTCCGGTGGCAATCGGTAATTCAGAAAACGGTTTGACAGAAATTGTCAATAATACAAGCGACTTCCAAAATAAGAAGTTTGTAACCAAAGGCGCTTATCACTTGTTGATGGCTTTGAAAAACGTGGAAGAATAA
- a CDS encoding FAD:protein FMN transferase, producing the protein MQKKTTQLLMGNRFEITLEAKTEKEVDFFLKHAVEEIQRIEELLSTFKPNSQTNLINENAGVKPVKVSDETFSLIERSKKISKITDGYFDITYGSIDKKFWNFDTSMTELPDEDLARKSIALINYKNMELDAEKKTVFLKNKGMRIGFGGIGKGYAAEKTKILMKSLGVKAGIINASGDMSCWGIPENGKPWTIGIAHPDFADMPFSTLETTDLAVATSGNYEKFVMIGGKKYSHTINPKTGFPITGLKSVTILSPNAEISDALATPISIMGIQDGLALINKLKDIECIIIDDENAVHYSDNINFE; encoded by the coding sequence ATGCAGAAAAAAACAACCCAACTCTTAATGGGAAACCGCTTTGAGATTACTTTAGAAGCAAAAACAGAAAAAGAAGTCGATTTTTTTCTAAAACATGCGGTGGAAGAAATTCAAAGAATTGAAGAATTGCTTTCAACCTTTAAACCAAACAGCCAAACCAATCTCATCAATGAAAATGCAGGAGTAAAACCCGTAAAAGTAAGCGATGAAACCTTTTCTTTGATTGAAAGAAGCAAGAAAATTTCAAAAATAACTGATGGATATTTTGATATTACTTATGGTTCTATCGACAAGAAATTTTGGAATTTCGATACTTCAATGACGGAACTTCCCGATGAAGATTTGGCGCGAAAAAGCATTGCTTTAATCAATTACAAAAACATGGAATTGGATGCCGAAAAGAAAACCGTTTTCCTGAAAAATAAAGGAATGAGAATTGGTTTTGGCGGAATTGGAAAAGGTTATGCCGCCGAAAAAACCAAAATATTAATGAAAAGTTTGGGCGTAAAAGCAGGGATTATCAATGCTTCGGGAGATATGTCTTGTTGGGGAATTCCCGAAAACGGAAAACCTTGGACGATAGGAATTGCGCATCCCGATTTCGCAGATATGCCTTTTTCAACTTTAGAAACCACGGATTTGGCAGTCGCAACTTCAGGAAATTATGAAAAATTTGTAATGATTGGCGGTAAAAAATATTCGCACACCATCAATCCAAAAACGGGTTTTCCGATTACAGGTCTCAAAAGCGTCACGATTTTAAGTCCGAACGCGGAAATTTCTGATGCACTTGCAACACCGATTTCCATTATGGGAATTCAGGACGGACTTGCTTTAATAAACAAATTGAAAGACATTGAATGCATTATTATCGATGATGAAAATGCGGTTCATTATTCTGATAATATCAATTTTGAATAA
- a CDS encoding cytochrome b/b6 domain-containing protein: MKTKVWSLATRISHWLLALGFTIAYTTGENEWQMNLHYAFGALVGGILLMRIIYGFIGPKYSNFRDFPMGISSQISFIKNYFSKNTYVGHNPMASLVMFSMMIVGILTALTGYFWANETSQFLGFTLTEDFVEESHEILAKLFLILVFSHLAGIFFDTIFHGKMGTLKSIFSGYKNVQAEEIKPNIFQNIFSIFWIGIPLVLFYLAFGLPVREGGNENESEEDEWETLLYPNGNSKKEWLSFNLKSTKNNSGNSSIDGLSNASNRRKIQQNAVLPEILETPQYEPTVNAISSSSTSRIVENPKSLKRNYRQEYRENNHEREREHDDEHEEDDD, from the coding sequence ATGAAAACAAAAGTTTGGTCTTTAGCGACCCGAATCTCACATTGGCTTTTGGCTTTGGGGTTCACAATTGCCTATACTACAGGTGAAAATGAGTGGCAAATGAATTTGCATTACGCTTTCGGAGCGTTGGTTGGCGGAATTTTGCTGATGAGAATTATTTACGGATTTATCGGTCCAAAATATTCCAATTTCCGAGATTTCCCGATGGGAATTTCAAGTCAAATTAGTTTTATCAAAAATTATTTTTCTAAAAATACCTACGTTGGACACAATCCTATGGCTTCTCTAGTGATGTTTTCGATGATGATTGTCGGGATTTTAACGGCTTTGACAGGGTATTTTTGGGCAAATGAAACTTCCCAATTTTTAGGATTTACCTTAACTGAAGATTTTGTAGAGGAAAGTCACGAAATTTTGGCAAAATTGTTCCTGATTTTGGTATTCTCACATTTGGCAGGAATATTTTTCGATACTATTTTCCACGGAAAAATGGGAACTTTGAAATCTATTTTTTCAGGTTATAAAAATGTTCAGGCTGAAGAAATAAAACCCAATATTTTTCAAAATATTTTCTCTATTTTTTGGATTGGAATTCCGCTCGTTTTGTTTTATTTGGCGTTTGGACTTCCTGTAAGAGAAGGCGGAAACGAAAATGAAAGCGAGGAAGACGAATGGGAAACACTGCTTTATCCGAACGGAAATTCTAAAAAAGAATGGTTAAGTTTCAACCTAAAATCTACAAAGAACAATAGTGGAAATTCTTCTATTGATGGATTAAGCAACGCGTCAAACCGCCGAAAAATTCAACAAAATGCAGTTTTACCCGAAATTCTAGAAACGCCGCAATATGAGCCAACTGTGAATGCAATAAGCAGTTCAAGCACTTCTAGAATTGTTGAAAACCCAAAAAGTTTAAAAAGAAATTATCGTCAAGAATATCGTGAAAACAACCACGAAAGGGAACGTGAACACGATGATGAACATGAGGAAGATGATGATTAA
- a CDS encoding VIT1/CCC1 transporter family protein codes for MENKLTIDNYMNNHYIHRSNWLRAAVLGANDGIISISSLAIGVAAASSTREPILLATVAGLVAGALSMAAGEYVSVSSQTDIEKADIEREKIELKEMPEEELSILAQIYENRGLKKETALLVAKELTETDALAAHVRDELGINEISQANPLQAALASGAAFTVGGVLPLLVALFLPVQNMEYWLYGFTIVFLGILGTVSAKVGGSSVMKAVLRIIIWGTIAMVLSALVGYLFGVNVA; via the coding sequence ATGGAAAATAAACTAACGATTGACAATTACATGAACAACCATTACATCCACCGCAGCAATTGGCTTCGAGCCGCTGTTTTGGGTGCAAATGACGGCATTATTTCAATCTCGAGTTTGGCGATTGGTGTTGCAGCGGCAAGTTCAACACGGGAACCGATACTTTTAGCGACCGTTGCAGGTTTGGTTGCAGGTGCATTGTCGATGGCTGCAGGCGAATATGTTTCCGTAAGTTCACAAACCGACATTGAAAAAGCCGATATCGAACGCGAAAAAATAGAACTGAAAGAAATGCCGGAAGAAGAACTCAGTATTTTGGCACAAATTTATGAAAACCGTGGACTGAAAAAAGAAACGGCACTGCTTGTTGCCAAAGAACTCACCGAAACTGATGCTTTAGCAGCTCATGTTCGCGACGAATTGGGCATCAACGAAATCAGTCAGGCAAATCCTTTACAGGCGGCTCTGGCTTCGGGAGCGGCTTTCACTGTTGGAGGTGTTCTTCCACTTTTGGTCGCATTATTTTTGCCGGTACAAAATATGGAATATTGGCTTTATGGATTTACCATTGTTTTTCTAGGAATTCTAGGAACGGTTTCAGCAAAAGTTGGCGGATCCAGTGTAATGAAGGCTGTTTTGCGGATAATCATTTGGGGAACAATTGCGATGGTTTTATCTGCATTAGTAGGATATCTTTTTGGGGTAAACGTTGCCTGA
- a CDS encoding anthranilate synthase component II, translating into MKILVFDNYDSFTYNLVQMMEQIVGKTVSVAKNDEISLEEIEKFDKIVLSPGPGVPSEAGILLDVIKNFYDKKPILGVCLGQQAIAEAFGGSLINLKEIYHGVATEAKTIKKNAKLLRNLPEILEVGRYHSWAVNPENFPDELEVTSVDKDGMIMSVQHKIYDVHGVQYHPESILTPLGNEILRNFLV; encoded by the coding sequence ATGAAAATTTTGGTTTTCGATAATTATGACAGTTTTACTTACAATTTGGTTCAGATGATGGAGCAGATTGTCGGCAAAACCGTTTCCGTTGCCAAAAACGATGAAATTTCCCTCGAAGAAATTGAAAAATTCGACAAAATCGTACTTTCTCCGGGTCCCGGAGTTCCTTCGGAAGCGGGAATTCTTTTAGATGTCATCAAAAATTTTTACGATAAAAAGCCAATTTTGGGTGTTTGTCTTGGTCAACAGGCGATTGCAGAGGCTTTTGGCGGAAGTTTGATTAATCTGAAAGAAATTTATCACGGCGTTGCAACGGAAGCGAAAACCATTAAAAAAAATGCAAAACTTTTAAGGAATCTTCCGGAAATTTTGGAAGTTGGTCGCTATCATTCTTGGGCAGTAAATCCGGAAAATTTTCCTGATGAGTTGGAAGTTACTTCCGTGGATAAAGATGGGATGATTATGTCGGTTCAGCATAAAATTTACGATGTTCACGGAGTGCAATATCATCCGGAAAGTATTTTGACGCCGCTTGGAAATGAGATTTTGAGGAACTTTCTTGTATAG
- the lipB gene encoding lipoyl(octanoyl) transferase LipB: MTITQNKKTEFRELGLMDYEPAFDYQENLMKSIIDLKLKNRDRSDEEYEETPNYLLFVEHPHVYTLGKSGHEENMLANSEKLKEIDATFVKTNRGGDITYHGFGQIVGYPVLDLDNFKSDIFKYMRDLEEVIIKVIAEYGLKGERSEGETGVWLDVGKPYARKICAMGVKTSKWVTMHGFGLNVNTDLKYFEYIIPCGIKDKAVTSLERELERKFSDDEVYELKEKIKKHFCEVFEAELV, from the coding sequence ATGACAATCACCCAAAATAAAAAGACAGAATTCCGCGAACTTGGTTTAATGGATTATGAACCGGCTTTCGATTATCAGGAAAATCTGATGAAATCCATCATCGATTTGAAACTGAAAAACCGCGACCGATCCGATGAAGAGTATGAGGAAACTCCCAATTATCTTTTGTTTGTCGAGCATCCGCATGTGTACACTTTGGGAAAATCGGGCCATGAGGAAAATATGCTCGCCAATTCTGAAAAACTGAAAGAAATCGACGCAACATTTGTGAAAACCAACCGCGGCGGAGACATTACCTATCACGGTTTTGGGCAGATTGTGGGTTATCCTGTACTGGACTTAGACAATTTCAAATCCGACATTTTTAAATACATGAGGGATTTGGAGGAAGTCATCATTAAAGTCATTGCAGAATACGGACTGAAAGGCGAAAGAAGCGAGGGCGAAACCGGAGTCTGGCTCGATGTGGGAAAACCTTACGCCAGGAAAATCTGCGCGATGGGCGTGAAAACCTCAAAATGGGTCACGATGCACGGATTCGGATTGAATGTAAATACCGACCTGAAATATTTCGAATACATTATTCCTTGTGGAATCAAAGACAAAGCCGTTACTTCCCTGGAGCGCGAACTGGAAAGAAAGTTTTCTGATGACGAAGTTTACGAACTAAAAGAAAAAATCAAAAAGCATTTCTGCGAAGTTTTCGAAGCAGAGCTGGTTTAG
- a CDS encoding aminoglycoside 6-adenylyltransferase: protein MYSPEEIKNKVLQFAASNSSIRAVVLNGSRANDLIKEDSFQDYDVLFAVNDFEDFIKDSSWTHLFGEKLIEQQPETFSFGEKTENFFSYLIMYKQGFRIDFAIVPVEKISQFKDSLTKVWLDKDGIFENQPKSSDQDYWIKKPNEKWFQEVCNEFWWVSTYVAKGLARNEIPYAIYHHEVILRPMLMQMIEWKIGIENSFEISSGKIGKFYPKYLSETFYSDFLKTYANSNPENIWNSLLLMTEIFSKTARFVAAEMGFEYLSVEEENVVGYLNKVKKSK from the coding sequence ATGTATTCACCCGAAGAAATAAAAAACAAAGTCTTGCAGTTTGCCGCTTCCAATAGCTCAATCAGAGCAGTTGTACTGAACGGTTCCAGAGCCAATGACTTAATAAAAGAAGATTCTTTTCAGGATTACGATGTGCTTTTCGCCGTTAATGATTTCGAGGATTTCATTAAAGACAGTTCATGGACCCATCTTTTCGGTGAAAAACTGATTGAGCAACAACCCGAAACCTTCTCTTTTGGTGAGAAAACGGAAAACTTCTTCAGCTACCTCATTATGTACAAACAGGGATTCCGTATTGATTTCGCGATTGTTCCCGTCGAAAAAATCTCGCAGTTTAAAGATTCCTTAACCAAAGTGTGGCTGGATAAAGACGGGATTTTCGAGAATCAACCGAAAAGTTCCGATCAGGATTACTGGATCAAAAAGCCGAATGAGAAATGGTTTCAGGAGGTTTGCAACGAATTTTGGTGGGTCTCGACTTATGTGGCAAAAGGTTTGGCGAGAAACGAAATCCCTTATGCAATCTACCATCACGAAGTGATTTTGAGACCAATGCTGATGCAGATGATCGAATGGAAAATCGGGATCGAAAACAGTTTCGAAATTTCCAGCGGCAAAATCGGGAAGTTTTACCCCAAATATCTATCTGAAACTTTCTACAGCGATTTCTTAAAAACCTACGCAAACTCCAATCCCGAAAATATCTGGAATTCACTTCTCCTGATGACAGAAATTTTTTCGAAAACAGCACGTTTTGTTGCGGCTGAAATGGGTTTCGAATATTTGTCGGTGGAGGAGGAGAATGTAGTGGGGTATTTAAATAAAGTCAAAAAATCTAAATAA
- a CDS encoding dihydrolipoamide acetyltransferase family protein, whose translation MAEYKLLLPSMGEGVMEATIISWMFNEGDMVKEDDSVVEIATDKVDSDVPTPVSGKIVKILKHKDEVAKIGEAIAILDTSSNLSVTGEGETVAEQPQEPKSHAEVKTEIPAPTAEEIKELEKPLQNQPVVEFSGDLYLSPLVKSIAQQENISETELKSIKGSGLEGRITKEDILAFVSNRGQVEVKDEVEQITPTHQLTNTPTTSSSEAKQTHQLSNASTPPLNSGDEIIQMDRVRKIIADAMVNSKRTSPHVTSFIETDVTNVVRWRAKHKATFEKREGERLTFMPIFVKAVVKAIQDYPLINISVDGDKIIKKKNINIGMATALPDGNLIVPVIKNADQLSLSGLAKAINDLAYRAKNKKLKPEDTQGATYTISNVGSFGNLMGTPIIPQPQVAILAIGAIVKKPAVVETPEGDMIGVRQLMFMSHSYDHRVVDGSLGGMFLKHVHDYLQNWDLDTEI comes from the coding sequence ATGGCAGAATACAAGTTATTGCTTCCCTCGATGGGAGAAGGCGTGATGGAAGCTACGATCATCAGCTGGATGTTTAATGAAGGCGATATGGTGAAGGAAGATGATTCCGTGGTTGAAATCGCGACCGACAAAGTTGATTCCGACGTTCCGACTCCGGTTTCGGGGAAAATCGTAAAAATCCTGAAGCATAAGGACGAGGTAGCAAAAATCGGTGAAGCCATCGCGATTTTGGACACTTCGAGTAACCTCAGTGTGACAGGTGAAGGTGAAACTGTTGCAGAACAACCGCAGGAACCGAAATCCCATGCCGAAGTAAAAACTGAAATTCCGGCACCAACCGCTGAAGAAATCAAAGAACTTGAAAAGCCGCTCCAAAATCAACCTGTCGTAGAATTCTCAGGAGATCTTTATCTGTCGCCATTGGTAAAATCCATCGCTCAGCAGGAAAATATTTCCGAAACCGAACTGAAATCCATTAAAGGAAGCGGTCTCGAAGGCAGAATTACTAAGGAAGATATCCTTGCGTTTGTTTCCAACAGAGGTCAGGTTGAGGTTAAGGATGAGGTTGAGCAAATCACTCCAACTCACCAACTCACCAACACTCCAACTACTTCATCGAGCGAAGCGAAGCAAACCCACCAACTCTCCAACGCATCAACGCCCCCACTCAATAGCGGCGACGAAATCATCCAAATGGATCGCGTGCGAAAAATTATCGCAGATGCGATGGTGAACTCCAAGCGAACTTCACCACACGTAACCTCATTTATCGAAACCGACGTGACCAACGTGGTGAGATGGCGCGCGAAACACAAAGCCACATTCGAGAAACGTGAAGGGGAACGACTCACCTTTATGCCGATCTTTGTAAAGGCAGTGGTAAAAGCGATTCAGGATTATCCGCTCATCAATATTTCGGTGGACGGCGACAAAATCATCAAAAAGAAAAACATCAATATCGGAATGGCGACCGCGCTTCCTGACGGAAACCTGATCGTTCCCGTGATCAAAAACGCGGATCAGCTGTCACTTTCGGGATTGGCAAAAGCGATCAACGATTTGGCGTACCGTGCAAAAAACAAAAAACTCAAACCCGAAGATACACAGGGAGCGACGTACACGATTTCCAACGTCGGAAGTTTTGGAAACCTGATGGGAACGCCGATTATTCCGCAACCGCAAGTGGCAATTCTGGCGATCGGTGCGATTGTGAAAAAACCTGCCGTAGTAGAAACTCCGGAAGGCGATATGATCGGAGTCCGCCAGTTGATGTTTATGTCGCATTCCTACGACCACCGTGTTGTGGACGGTTCGCTCGGCGGAATGTTCCTGAAGCACGTTCACGACTACTTGCAGAACTGGGATTTGGATACTGAAATTTAG
- a CDS encoding carboxypeptidase-like regulatory domain-containing protein, protein MKIKLIFFSLFIFGFSNSQIISGKIVSNDNNQAIPFARIGIENENVGAIADDNGNYKIDLSNVDRNKVLTVQLGGYESFSNKVYDFINAKNHDIILKEKISNIAEVKLTPKTFENKNWGINTKAKKLGFWFNSNNSSNGNWKDEVAISFSNNKKVKIEKINLNINQFETDKPVLLNFNIYSKEDRRPGKSILSEVLTVEVTKDQIIDNTFTFDISDKSIWVDKEDFYVSAQIVSGFKGKIGFSAALLGAVYMRSYYDKWEKIPVAAPAINIDVKVEKEKRGTKQ, encoded by the coding sequence ATGAAAATAAAATTGATCTTCTTTTCTTTATTCATCTTCGGTTTTTCGAATTCCCAAATCATTTCCGGGAAGATTGTTTCAAACGACAATAACCAGGCGATTCCTTTCGCAAGGATCGGAATTGAAAATGAAAATGTGGGCGCAATTGCCGATGATAACGGGAATTACAAAATTGATTTATCAAACGTTGATAGAAACAAGGTCTTAACTGTGCAACTGGGAGGTTACGAATCTTTTAGCAACAAAGTATATGATTTTATAAATGCTAAGAATCACGATATTATCCTGAAAGAAAAAATCAGCAATATTGCGGAAGTAAAATTAACCCCCAAAACCTTTGAAAATAAGAACTGGGGAATCAATACGAAAGCAAAAAAGCTGGGATTTTGGTTTAACTCAAATAATAGCAGTAATGGAAACTGGAAAGATGAGGTTGCGATTTCGTTTTCAAACAACAAGAAAGTAAAAATTGAAAAGATTAACCTGAATATCAATCAGTTTGAAACCGATAAACCTGTATTGCTGAACTTTAATATTTATTCGAAAGAAGATCGAAGACCCGGAAAATCGATATTGTCGGAAGTGTTGACGGTCGAAGTAACCAAAGATCAAATAATTGACAACACTTTTACCTTTGACATCAGCGATAAATCAATTTGGGTTGATAAGGAAGATTTCTATGTGTCCGCACAAATCGTCAGTGGGTTCAAGGGGAAAATCGGTTTTAGCGCGGCTTTATTGGGGGCGGTTTACATGAGGTCTTATTATGACAAATGGGAAAAAATACCAGTCGCGGCGCCTGCAATCAACATCGATGTAAAAGTTGAGAAAGAAAAACGCGGCACAAAACAGTAA
- a CDS encoding GNAT family N-acetyltransferase — protein sequence MFQIRIATEKDIPTIFDLIKKLAVYEKLENDVVTSEEELAENIFAKNFAKVLIAEESGNPVGFALYFYNFSTFVGKPGIYLEDLFIEPEHRGKGYGKALLIELAKIAEAGNCGRLEWSVLDWNMPSIEFYKALGAKPMDEWTVFRLDKKGIRDLSGL from the coding sequence ATGTTCCAAATTAGAATTGCCACTGAAAAAGATATCCCCACAATTTTCGACCTGATCAAAAAACTGGCGGTGTACGAGAAACTCGAAAACGATGTGGTAACCTCGGAAGAAGAACTCGCGGAGAATATCTTTGCGAAGAATTTCGCCAAAGTGCTGATCGCGGAAGAAAGTGGAAATCCCGTTGGTTTCGCCCTGTATTTCTATAATTTCTCCACCTTTGTCGGCAAACCCGGGATTTATCTCGAAGACCTCTTCATCGAACCGGAACACCGCGGGAAAGGGTACGGAAAAGCACTCCTGATCGAACTGGCAAAAATTGCCGAAGCCGGAAACTGCGGCAGATTGGAGTGGTCGGTTCTGGACTGGAACATGCCTTCAATCGAATTCTACAAAGCATTGGGCGCAAAACCAATGGATGAGTGGACGGTTTTTCGATTAGATAAAAAAGGAATCAGGGATTTATCGGGACTTTAG